From Quadrisphaera sp. DSM 44207, the proteins below share one genomic window:
- a CDS encoding NAD(P)/FAD-dependent oxidoreductase, whose amino-acid sequence MTATTSQETAPSGANGRQRILVLGGGYVGLYTARGLRNGLRNDEAHVTIVDPRPYMTYQPFLPEVAAGSIEPRHVVVSHRRNLKGVEVITGAVTGLRHAERTATVKPQQGDEIEVRYDQVVVALGSVSRVLPIPGLAEQAIGFKTVEEATALRNHVLERLDVAAALPQGPSRVRALTFVFVGGGYAGIEALAELEDLARDAVAQYPEIEQSEVRFVLVEALNRILPEVGEQMGRWTLTQLRARGIDCRLETFLKSCEDGHVVLSDGAEFDTDTIVWTAGVKSNPVLADTDLPLDKMGRLRVRADLRVAGNDGVVEGAWGAGDACAVPDLTKEPGNFCAPNAQHAVRESKQMAKNIIAVLHGEPTVDYSHKYLGSVASLGLGKGVATVYGLKVKGWPAWLMHRAYHGSQIPTFNRKFRVLLDWAGSAVFRRDTVALGRLERPREEFVASAAKPPTPRPAGQSAPGS is encoded by the coding sequence ATGACCGCCACGACGTCCCAGGAGACCGCGCCCTCCGGGGCGAACGGCCGTCAGCGCATCCTCGTCCTCGGGGGTGGCTACGTCGGCCTCTACACCGCGAGGGGCCTGCGCAACGGCCTCCGGAACGACGAGGCGCACGTCACGATCGTCGACCCGCGCCCGTACATGACGTACCAGCCGTTCCTGCCCGAGGTGGCCGCGGGCTCCATCGAGCCGCGCCACGTCGTGGTCTCCCACCGGCGCAACCTCAAGGGCGTCGAGGTCATCACCGGCGCGGTCACCGGGCTGCGCCACGCCGAGCGCACCGCCACGGTCAAGCCGCAGCAGGGCGACGAGATCGAGGTTCGCTACGACCAGGTCGTGGTCGCCCTCGGCTCGGTCTCGCGCGTGCTGCCCATCCCGGGCCTGGCCGAGCAGGCGATCGGGTTCAAGACGGTCGAGGAGGCGACGGCGCTGCGCAACCACGTCCTCGAGCGCCTGGACGTCGCGGCGGCGCTGCCGCAGGGCCCCTCCCGGGTGCGGGCGCTGACCTTCGTCTTCGTCGGCGGCGGCTACGCCGGCATCGAGGCGCTGGCCGAGCTCGAGGACCTCGCGCGCGACGCCGTCGCGCAGTACCCGGAGATCGAGCAGTCCGAGGTGCGCTTCGTCCTCGTCGAGGCCCTGAACCGGATCCTGCCCGAGGTGGGCGAGCAGATGGGGCGCTGGACGCTCACGCAGCTGCGCGCCCGCGGCATCGACTGCCGCCTGGAGACCTTCCTGAAGTCCTGCGAGGACGGGCACGTCGTCCTCTCCGACGGCGCCGAGTTCGACACCGACACGATCGTGTGGACGGCGGGCGTGAAGTCGAACCCGGTGCTCGCCGACACCGACCTGCCGCTGGACAAGATGGGCCGCCTGCGCGTGCGCGCCGACCTGCGCGTGGCCGGGAACGACGGCGTCGTCGAGGGCGCCTGGGGCGCCGGCGACGCGTGCGCGGTACCCGACCTGACCAAGGAGCCGGGCAACTTCTGCGCCCCCAACGCGCAGCACGCGGTGCGCGAGTCGAAGCAGATGGCGAAGAACATCATCGCCGTCCTGCACGGGGAGCCCACCGTCGACTACTCGCACAAGTACCTCGGCTCCGTGGCCTCCCTGGGCCTGGGCAAGGGCGTGGCCACGGTCTACGGCCTGAAGGTCAAGGGCTGGCCGGCGTGGCTGATGCACCGCGCCTACCACGGCTCGCAGATCCCGACGTTCAACCGCAAGTTCCGGGTGCTGCTCGACTGGGCCGGCTCGGCGGTCTTCCGGCGCGACACCGTGGCCCTCGGCCGCCTGGAGCGCCCGCGCGAGGAGTTCGTGGCCTCCGCCGCCAAGCCGCCGACGCCGCGCCCGGCCGGGCAGTCCGCCCCCGGGTCCTGA
- a CDS encoding Bax inhibitor-1/YccA family protein, with product MQSNNPVLSRAPQFTGGGYAGFDERGASRGPATGYGPSYSPSPQPSLEDMYAAPSATPVQTGRMTYDDVVVRTGLTLAVVLAGAAVGWFGDPLLWIVGGVAGLVLGLVNAFKREPSPVLIMAYAAAQGLFLGGISSLYEARFNGIVFQAVVATFATFGVMLALYRSGRIRATARFQKILSGAIMGYAIFCLINLGILLFTGAGIRGGFFGLVIGAIGAVLAALSFVLDFEFVQQGVRNGIPQRYAWTAAFGLVVTLIWLYIELLRILSILRSED from the coding sequence ATGCAGAGCAACAACCCGGTCCTGAGCCGGGCCCCGCAGTTCACCGGCGGCGGCTACGCCGGCTTCGACGAGCGCGGGGCCTCCCGCGGCCCGGCCACGGGCTACGGGCCGTCCTACAGCCCCTCGCCGCAGCCCTCGCTCGAGGACATGTACGCCGCGCCGTCGGCGACCCCGGTGCAGACGGGGCGGATGACCTACGACGACGTCGTGGTCCGCACCGGCCTGACGCTGGCGGTCGTGCTCGCCGGCGCCGCGGTCGGCTGGTTCGGCGACCCGCTCCTGTGGATCGTCGGCGGCGTCGCCGGCCTGGTGCTGGGCCTGGTCAACGCCTTCAAGCGCGAGCCCTCGCCCGTGCTGATCATGGCCTATGCGGCGGCGCAGGGCCTCTTCCTCGGCGGCATCAGCTCCCTCTACGAGGCGCGGTTCAACGGCATCGTCTTCCAGGCGGTCGTCGCCACCTTCGCCACCTTCGGCGTGATGCTCGCCCTGTACCGCTCCGGCCGCATCCGCGCCACGGCGCGCTTCCAGAAGATCCTGTCCGGCGCGATCATGGGCTACGCGATCTTCTGCCTGATCAACCTGGGCATCCTCCTGTTCACGGGCGCCGGCATCCGCGGCGGCTTCTTCGGCCTCGTCATCGGCGCGATCGGCGCGGTGCTCGCGGCGCTGTCCTTCGTGCTCGACTTCGAGTTCGTCCAGCAGGGCGTGCGCAACGGCATCCCGCAGCGCTACGCCTGGACGGCGGCCTTCGGCCTCGTCGTCACCCTGATCTGGCTCTACATCGAGCTCCTGCGGATCCTGTCGATCCTCCGCAGCGAGGACTGA
- a CDS encoding SGNH/GDSL hydrolase family protein, whose translation MSRVRRARRIAAAAAFGGGGLTVAGALGWALVRVEAALAQRAIGTSLGRTPPVAAARYGAGADEEVDLVVLGDSTAAGLGAASPEQTPGAIVAGGLAAISGRPVRLVGAAVVGARSEALGAQVDAALEQVAHPHVALVLVGANDVTHWVRPAEAVRHLAGAVTRLRDAGAEVVVGTCPDLGTVEPIAEPLRTLARRASRELAAAQTIAVVEAGGRTVSLGDLLGPAFAARPREMFAVDRFHPSPAGYARVGAAVLPSVCAALGIGLGTPAAAGPADPVPGAPAPVQPVAQAAVQAADAPGTEVVAVQVAGADRGPAGRWSRALWRRRAVLPAGDPGAVRTRTASGAPSS comes from the coding sequence ATGTCCCGCGTCCGGCGAGCCCGACGGATCGCCGCCGCCGCAGCGTTCGGCGGCGGCGGCCTGACGGTGGCGGGCGCCCTCGGGTGGGCGCTCGTGCGCGTCGAGGCCGCCCTCGCGCAGCGGGCGATCGGGACGTCGCTGGGCCGCACGCCGCCCGTCGCGGCCGCCCGGTACGGCGCCGGGGCCGACGAGGAGGTGGACCTGGTGGTCCTCGGCGACTCCACGGCCGCCGGGCTCGGCGCCGCGTCGCCGGAGCAGACGCCGGGCGCGATCGTCGCCGGCGGGCTGGCCGCGATCTCCGGGCGGCCCGTGCGGCTGGTCGGCGCCGCGGTCGTCGGCGCGCGGTCGGAGGCGCTGGGGGCCCAGGTGGACGCCGCGCTGGAGCAGGTCGCGCACCCGCACGTGGCCCTCGTGCTCGTCGGCGCGAACGACGTCACGCACTGGGTGCGCCCGGCGGAGGCCGTGCGCCACCTCGCGGGCGCGGTCACCCGGCTGCGCGACGCGGGCGCGGAGGTCGTCGTGGGCACGTGCCCGGACCTCGGCACGGTCGAGCCGATCGCGGAGCCGCTGCGCACGCTGGCCCGGCGGGCGAGCCGGGAGCTGGCCGCCGCCCAGACCATCGCCGTGGTCGAGGCCGGGGGCCGCACGGTCTCCCTGGGCGACCTGCTGGGGCCGGCGTTCGCGGCGCGGCCGCGGGAGATGTTCGCCGTCGACCGGTTCCACCCCTCCCCCGCCGGCTACGCGCGGGTGGGCGCCGCCGTCCTGCCGAGCGTGTGCGCGGCGCTGGGCATCGGGCTCGGCACGCCCGCTGCCGCCGGCCCGGCCGACCCGGTGCCCGGCGCGCCGGCGCCGGTGCAGCCCGTGGCGCAGGCCGCCGTCCAGGCCGCGGACGCGCCGGGCACGGAGGTCGTGGCGGTGCAGGTGGCGGGCGCGGACCGCGGCCCGGCCGGGCGGTGGTCGCGGGCGCTGTGGCGCCGGCGCGCCGTCCTGCCCGCCGGTGACCCCGGGGCTGTTCGCACGAGGACGGCCTCGGGCGCGCCGTCGTCCTGA
- a CDS encoding cystathionine beta-synthase yields the protein MGGVDYAEHIAELVGGTPLVRLSRVTEGVAATVLAKVEYLNPGGSVKDRIAERMVDEAEAAGLLQPGGTIVEPTSGNTGVGLALLAQRRGYSCVFVCPDKVGADKINVLKAYGARVVVTPTAVPPDHPDSYYSVSDRLVREIEGAWKPNQYANPAGPASHYASTGPEIWKDTDGRVTHFVAGVGTGGTITGTGRFLKDASADRPTGPVRVVGVDPEGSVYSGGTGRPYLVEGVGEDFWPSAYDPSVPDEIVAVSDAEAFAMTRRLAREEALLVGGSCGMAVVGALRVARRLGPDDVVVVLLPDGGRGYLGKIFDDRWMRSYGFLDREGTSDGTVREVLRAKSGALPDLVHTHPTETVRDAIEILREFGVSQMPVVGAEPPVMAGEVSGSVSDRTLLDAVFAGRAQLSDPVAQHMDPPLPLVGAGESVADLRGHLERADAVLVVDEGRPSGVVTRADLLAHLAG from the coding sequence ATGGGAGGCGTGGACTACGCGGAGCACATCGCCGAGCTCGTCGGCGGCACGCCGCTCGTGCGGCTGAGCAGGGTCACCGAGGGCGTCGCGGCCACGGTGCTGGCCAAGGTCGAGTACCTCAACCCCGGCGGCAGCGTGAAGGACCGCATCGCCGAGCGGATGGTCGACGAGGCCGAGGCCGCGGGCCTGCTGCAGCCCGGCGGCACGATCGTCGAGCCGACGTCGGGCAACACCGGCGTCGGCCTGGCCCTGCTCGCCCAGCGGCGCGGCTACTCGTGCGTGTTCGTCTGCCCCGACAAGGTCGGCGCCGACAAGATCAACGTCCTCAAGGCCTACGGGGCCCGCGTCGTCGTCACGCCGACCGCCGTGCCGCCGGACCACCCGGACTCCTACTACTCCGTCTCCGACCGCCTGGTGCGCGAGATCGAGGGCGCCTGGAAGCCGAACCAGTACGCCAACCCGGCCGGCCCGGCCAGCCACTACGCCAGCACGGGCCCGGAGATCTGGAAGGACACCGACGGGCGGGTCACGCACTTCGTGGCCGGCGTCGGCACCGGGGGCACCATCACCGGCACGGGGCGCTTCCTCAAGGACGCCTCCGCCGACCGCCCGACCGGGCCCGTGCGCGTCGTCGGCGTCGACCCGGAGGGCTCGGTGTACTCCGGCGGCACCGGGCGCCCCTACCTCGTCGAGGGCGTCGGCGAGGACTTCTGGCCCAGCGCCTACGACCCCTCCGTGCCGGACGAGATCGTCGCGGTCTCGGACGCCGAGGCGTTCGCCATGACCCGCCGCCTCGCGCGCGAGGAGGCCCTCCTCGTCGGCGGCTCGTGCGGCATGGCGGTCGTCGGCGCGCTGCGCGTGGCGCGGCGGCTCGGCCCGGACGACGTGGTCGTCGTCCTGCTGCCCGACGGCGGCCGCGGCTACCTCGGCAAGATCTTCGACGACCGGTGGATGCGCTCCTACGGGTTCCTCGACCGCGAGGGCACCTCCGACGGCACCGTACGGGAGGTGCTGCGGGCGAAGTCCGGCGCGCTGCCCGACCTCGTGCACACCCACCCCACCGAGACGGTGCGCGACGCCATCGAGATCCTGCGCGAGTTCGGGGTCTCCCAGATGCCGGTCGTCGGCGCGGAGCCGCCCGTGATGGCCGGGGAGGTCTCCGGGTCGGTCTCCGACCGCACCCTGCTGGACGCCGTCTTCGCCGGGCGCGCGCAGCTGTCCGACCCCGTCGCGCAGCACATGGACCCGCCGCTGCCCCTCGTCGGCGCCGGGGAGTCGGTGGCCGACCTGCGCGGGCACCTGGAGCGCGCCGACGCCGTCCTCGTCGTGGACGAGGGCAGGCCGAGCGGCGTCGTCACGCGCGCTGACCTGCTGGCGCACCTGGCGGGTTGA
- a CDS encoding metal ABC transporter substrate-binding protein has protein sequence MPKKRSSEHRNRAARAGAAAACAAALAATTTGCAALAAQPLPDDGRPVVLATFTVIADMAREVAGDRARVESLTKPGAEVHGYEPTPSDLQRAVRADLVLVNGLGLEGWTSRFTDRVRAPQVVLTQDVDVLVIAEGAAAGEEDPHAWMSPVQAQHYVRAIAAALSELDPAGAPEYAERARAYGERVAAVGQELAAALAALPPEQRALVTCEGAFGYLARDAGLSARYLWPVNSDADATPRRIAAVVEFVERGDVPAVFCESTVSDRVQQRVAAETGARLGGTLYVDSLSAPGGPVPTYLDLLRHDARVVVEGLTGRAGPAGAASGEAAAEAAAGAGAAA, from the coding sequence GTGCCGAAGAAGCGGTCTTCGGAGCACCGGAACCGCGCGGCGCGCGCCGGTGCGGCGGCCGCGTGCGCCGCGGCCCTGGCGGCCACCACCACCGGCTGCGCGGCGCTGGCGGCGCAGCCGCTGCCCGATGACGGGCGCCCCGTCGTCCTGGCCACGTTCACCGTGATCGCCGACATGGCCCGCGAGGTCGCCGGGGACCGCGCGCGGGTGGAGTCGCTGACCAAGCCCGGTGCCGAGGTGCACGGCTACGAGCCGACCCCCTCCGACCTGCAGCGCGCCGTGCGCGCCGACCTCGTGCTCGTCAACGGCCTGGGGCTGGAGGGCTGGACGTCGCGCTTCACCGACCGCGTGCGCGCCCCGCAGGTGGTGCTCACCCAGGACGTCGACGTCCTGGTGATCGCCGAGGGCGCGGCGGCGGGGGAGGAGGACCCGCACGCCTGGATGTCCCCGGTGCAGGCCCAGCACTACGTGCGCGCCATCGCCGCGGCCCTGAGCGAGCTCGACCCCGCCGGGGCTCCGGAGTACGCCGAGCGGGCGCGGGCCTACGGCGAGCGCGTCGCCGCCGTCGGGCAGGAGCTCGCCGCCGCCCTGGCGGCGCTGCCGCCCGAGCAGCGGGCGCTCGTCACCTGCGAGGGCGCCTTCGGCTACCTCGCCCGCGACGCCGGCCTGAGCGCGCGGTACCTGTGGCCGGTCAACAGCGACGCCGACGCCACGCCGCGGCGGATCGCCGCCGTCGTCGAGTTCGTCGAGCGGGGCGACGTGCCGGCCGTCTTCTGCGAGTCGACCGTCAGCGACCGGGTGCAGCAGCGCGTGGCGGCCGAGACCGGCGCGCGCCTGGGCGGCACGCTCTACGTCGACTCCCTCTCCGCGCCCGGCGGCCCCGTGCCCACGTACCTGGACCTGCTGCGCCACGACGCGCGAGTCGTCGTCGAGGGCCTGACCGGGCGCGCCGGGCCCGCCGGGGCCGCGAGCGGGGAGGCCGCCGCGGAGGCGGCGGCGGGCGCGGGGGCCGCGGCGTGA
- a CDS encoding metal ABC transporter ATP-binding protein, giving the protein MSGAALEVQGLRVRYGDVVALDGVDLRLGAGRVHALVGANGSGKSTLFKAVMGAVRPTSGRVLLTGADPASGRARGAVAYVPQDEGVDGDFPVRVRDVVLMGRYGRMGPLRRERAADTAAVDAALELVGLADLAHRRIGRLSGGQRKRAFLARAVAQEAQLLLLDEPFTGVDRPSQETITRLLRQLAAAGRTALVATHDLAGVPELADEVVLLNRRVLAHTDPATALDPALLVRAFGVPAPAGAVGSGGAVGSGGAVGSGGAVGGRA; this is encoded by the coding sequence GTGAGCGGGGCCGCGCTCGAGGTGCAGGGGCTGCGGGTGCGCTACGGCGACGTCGTGGCCCTGGACGGCGTGGACCTGCGCCTGGGCGCCGGCCGGGTGCACGCGCTGGTGGGGGCCAACGGCTCCGGCAAGTCGACGCTGTTCAAGGCCGTCATGGGCGCCGTGCGCCCCACGTCCGGGCGCGTGCTCCTCACCGGCGCGGACCCGGCGTCCGGGCGCGCCCGCGGCGCCGTCGCCTACGTGCCGCAGGACGAGGGCGTCGACGGCGACTTCCCCGTGCGGGTGCGCGACGTCGTCCTCATGGGACGCTACGGGCGCATGGGGCCCCTGCGCCGCGAGCGGGCGGCGGACACCGCCGCGGTGGACGCCGCGCTGGAGCTGGTGGGCCTGGCCGACCTGGCCCACCGGCGCATCGGGCGGCTGTCGGGCGGGCAGCGCAAGCGGGCCTTCCTGGCGCGGGCGGTCGCGCAGGAGGCGCAGCTGCTGCTCCTCGACGAGCCGTTCACCGGCGTCGACCGGCCCTCGCAGGAGACGATCACGCGGCTGCTGCGGCAGCTGGCCGCCGCCGGGCGCACGGCCCTGGTGGCCACGCACGACCTCGCCGGCGTGCCGGAGCTGGCCGACGAGGTCGTGCTCCTCAACCGCCGGGTGCTCGCCCACACCGACCCCGCCACGGCGCTGGACCCGGCGCTGCTCGTGCGCGCCTTCGGCGTCCCCGCGCCCGCCGGGGCCGTGGGGTCGGGCGGAGCCGTCGGGTCGGGCGGAGCCGTCGGGTCGGGCGGAGCCGTCGGGGGGCGGGCGTGA
- a CDS encoding metal ABC transporter permease: MQRALLVTVVASAVAALLSCWLVLVGWSLMGDAVSHAVLPGVVLSYAAGLPFAVGAVVFGAGSVVLIDTVARTTGVKRDAAIGVVFSSLFALGLVLVSVVPSQVDLGHVLFGNVLGVPDAELAQVVLLGLAAAAVAVLKRRDLTLYAFDPVHAAAIGISPRRLGVLLLALLTVTVVVGLQAVGVVLVVAMLIIPGATASLLADRIDRMLLLAPLLASGCAVAGLWTAYLLDTSPGGMVVLCQGVLFALVHAAGSARRALAHRRATRSAPGVGAAA, from the coding sequence ATGCAGCGGGCGCTGCTCGTCACCGTCGTGGCCAGCGCCGTGGCCGCGCTGCTGTCGTGCTGGCTGGTGCTCGTCGGCTGGTCGCTCATGGGCGACGCCGTCTCGCACGCCGTGCTCCCGGGCGTGGTGCTCTCCTACGCGGCGGGCCTGCCGTTCGCGGTCGGCGCGGTGGTCTTCGGCGCCGGCTCCGTCGTGCTCATCGACACCGTGGCGCGCACCACCGGCGTGAAGCGGGACGCCGCCATCGGCGTCGTGTTCAGCTCCCTGTTCGCCCTCGGCCTGGTGCTCGTCTCCGTGGTGCCGAGCCAGGTCGACCTGGGGCACGTGCTGTTCGGCAACGTGCTCGGCGTCCCGGACGCCGAGCTGGCGCAGGTGGTGCTGCTCGGGCTCGCCGCGGCGGCCGTCGCCGTCCTCAAGCGGCGCGACCTGACGCTGTACGCCTTCGACCCCGTGCACGCCGCCGCGATCGGGATCAGCCCCCGCCGCCTCGGCGTCCTCCTGCTCGCGCTGCTCACCGTCACGGTCGTGGTCGGCCTGCAGGCGGTCGGGGTGGTGCTGGTGGTCGCCATGCTCATCATCCCCGGGGCGACGGCGTCCCTGCTGGCCGACCGGATCGACCGCATGCTGCTCCTCGCCCCCCTGCTCGCCAGCGGCTGCGCGGTGGCCGGGCTGTGGACGGCGTACCTGCTCGACACCTCCCCGGGCGGGATGGTCGTGCTCTGCCAGGGGGTGCTCTTCGCCCTCGTGCACGCGGCGGGCTCCGCGCGCCGGGCGCTCGCGCACCGGCGCGCCACGCGCAGCGCCCCCGGCGTCGGGGCGGCGGCGTGA
- a CDS encoding metal-dependent transcriptional regulator codes for MSGGTGGAGHPLAGLSTAAQDLLKAVYTLAEWAPEGADAVTTSALASRLGVSVSTVSEMVRKLTSAGLLEHQRYGAVTLTAAGRRAALALVRRHRLLEAYLVAALGYSWDEVHAEAEQLEHAVSDTLVARMDARLGHPRHDPHGDPIPTADGRVVVPAALRLSDVPAGTGGTVARVSDADPQLLRSFSEHGLVLGAAVHVLGPRPMGAGTAVRVDAAPAAASPTGAPSGPSAPSAPSGAGEVEDELVVLDLGEVATAAVWVVPA; via the coding sequence GTGAGCGGCGGGACGGGCGGGGCCGGGCACCCGCTGGCGGGGCTGAGCACGGCGGCGCAGGACCTGCTCAAGGCCGTCTACACCCTGGCGGAGTGGGCCCCGGAGGGCGCCGACGCCGTGACGACGTCGGCGCTCGCCTCCCGCCTGGGGGTCTCGGTCTCGACGGTCTCGGAGATGGTGCGCAAGCTGACCTCGGCCGGGCTGTTGGAGCACCAGCGCTACGGGGCCGTCACGCTCACCGCGGCCGGGCGGCGCGCCGCGCTGGCCCTCGTGCGGCGCCACCGGCTGCTGGAGGCCTACCTCGTCGCGGCGCTCGGCTACTCGTGGGACGAGGTGCACGCCGAGGCCGAGCAGCTCGAGCACGCCGTTTCGGACACCCTCGTCGCGCGCATGGACGCGCGGCTCGGCCACCCCCGGCACGACCCGCACGGCGACCCGATCCCGACCGCGGACGGGCGCGTCGTCGTGCCCGCCGCCCTGCGGCTCAGCGACGTGCCCGCCGGCACGGGCGGCACGGTGGCCCGGGTCAGCGACGCCGACCCGCAGCTGCTGCGCTCCTTCTCCGAGCACGGCCTCGTCCTCGGCGCCGCCGTCCACGTGCTCGGCCCGCGCCCGATGGGCGCCGGCACCGCGGTGCGGGTGGACGCCGCGCCGGCCGCGGCGTCCCCGACCGGCGCGCCGTCCGGGCCCTCAGCGCCGTCAGCGCCGTCCGGGGCGGGCGAGGTCGAGGACGAGCTCGTCGTCCTCGACCTCGGGGAGGTCGCCACCGCGGCGGTGTGGGTCGTGCCGGCCTGA
- a CDS encoding PLP-dependent aminotransferase family protein: MTTAQALEWSAPGGSGVPADRLATLLGRDTLHPPLYASLALGVRALVADGRLPVGARLPAERDLAAALGVSRVTVSAAYRRLREDGWADARQGSGTWTRLPEASGVVAAWIPGAPRQGLLDLAHAAPSGPPEVADAYTAALAALPRYLPGHGYLPEGLPELRARVAERYTARGLPTTAEQVLVVPGASGGVTAAMRALCGAGDRVVVEHPGWPNALDVLAVLRARPVPVALDPGDTAAFVAGAHRAARQTAARAAYLVPDFSNPTGASLSAQDRERLVVSLQQQDVTVLADETMVDLALEGQRVPPPLAASGRPGAVVSIGSLSKSVWAGVRVGWMRAERPLLSRVAAAMSREHGAMPVLDQLAACALLDGLDAALVRRREQLREQRDVLVRALRTALPDWGVPVPDGGLALWCSLPPGTSSSVLADTCEPLGLRLASGSRFGTGHAFDDRLRLPFTQPPAVLRAAVDVLAAAAGASAGRAPARSPLVL, from the coding sequence ATGACGACCGCGCAGGCGCTGGAGTGGTCCGCTCCCGGGGGTTCCGGCGTGCCGGCGGACCGGCTGGCCACCCTCCTCGGCCGCGACACCCTGCACCCGCCGCTGTACGCGAGCCTGGCCCTCGGCGTGCGGGCCCTCGTCGCCGACGGCCGCCTGCCCGTCGGCGCCCGGCTGCCCGCCGAGCGCGACCTCGCCGCGGCCCTGGGCGTCAGCCGCGTCACCGTCTCCGCCGCCTACCGGCGCCTGCGCGAGGACGGCTGGGCCGACGCGCGGCAGGGCTCGGGCACCTGGACCCGCCTGCCCGAGGCCAGCGGCGTCGTGGCCGCGTGGATCCCCGGCGCGCCGCGCCAGGGCCTGCTCGACCTGGCGCACGCCGCGCCGTCCGGGCCGCCGGAGGTCGCCGACGCCTACACCGCCGCCCTCGCCGCCCTGCCCCGCTACCTGCCCGGGCACGGCTACCTGCCCGAGGGCCTGCCGGAGCTGCGGGCGCGCGTGGCCGAGCGCTACACCGCGCGCGGCCTGCCGACCACCGCCGAGCAGGTGCTCGTCGTCCCCGGCGCCAGCGGCGGCGTCACCGCGGCGATGCGCGCCCTGTGCGGCGCCGGGGACCGCGTGGTCGTGGAGCACCCGGGATGGCCCAACGCGCTCGACGTCCTGGCGGTGCTGCGCGCCCGCCCGGTGCCGGTCGCGCTCGACCCGGGCGACACCGCGGCGTTCGTCGCGGGCGCGCACCGCGCGGCGCGCCAGACGGCGGCGCGCGCCGCCTACCTGGTGCCCGACTTCTCCAACCCCACGGGCGCGAGCCTGAGCGCGCAGGACCGCGAGCGCCTCGTGGTCAGCCTCCAGCAGCAGGACGTGACGGTCCTCGCCGACGAGACGATGGTCGACCTCGCGCTCGAGGGCCAGCGGGTGCCGCCGCCGCTAGCGGCCTCGGGGCGGCCGGGCGCCGTGGTCAGCATCGGCTCCCTGAGCAAGTCGGTGTGGGCGGGGGTGCGCGTGGGCTGGATGCGCGCGGAGCGCCCGCTGCTCTCGCGCGTGGCCGCGGCGATGTCGCGCGAGCACGGAGCGATGCCGGTGCTCGACCAGCTCGCCGCCTGCGCGCTGCTGGACGGCCTCGACGCGGCGCTGGTGCGCCGGCGCGAGCAGCTGCGCGAGCAGCGCGACGTCCTCGTCCGCGCGCTGCGCACGGCGCTGCCGGACTGGGGCGTGCCGGTGCCGGACGGCGGTCTGGCGCTGTGGTGCTCCCTGCCGCCGGGGACGTCGTCCTCGGTGCTCGCGGACACCTGCGAGCCGCTGGGGCTGCGCCTGGCGAGCGGGTCGCGCTTCGGCACCGGCCACGCCTTCGACGACCGGCTGCGGCTGCCGTTCACGCAGCCCCCGGCGGTGCTGCGCGCGGCCGTCGACGTGCTGGCGGCCGCCGCCGGCGCGAGCGCCGGCCGGGCGCCGGCCCGCTCCCCGCTCGTCCTCTGA
- a CDS encoding YitT family protein: MSAGAVLAPAPPLSWSLPHRLVRLFAGLALFAVSIALLVQAGLGATPWDVLHQGLARQTGLSFGTVTFLVGLLVLAAWVPLRERPGFGTVANVVVVSAGLDACLAVLPAAPSWPAAAAMCAGGVLLNGLATALYVGARLGPGPRDGLMTGLVRRTGGSVRLVRGGIEVALVVTGFVLGGTVGVGTLLYALAIGPLVHVLLPRLSAPEAPAAT, from the coding sequence GTGAGCGCCGGCGCGGTGCTGGCCCCCGCCCCGCCGCTGTCCTGGTCGCTGCCGCACCGCCTCGTGCGGCTGTTCGCCGGGCTGGCGCTCTTCGCGGTCTCCATCGCCCTGCTCGTGCAGGCCGGGCTCGGCGCCACCCCGTGGGACGTGCTGCACCAGGGCCTCGCCCGGCAGACCGGGCTGAGCTTCGGCACGGTGACGTTCCTGGTGGGCCTGCTCGTGCTCGCGGCCTGGGTGCCGCTGCGCGAGCGGCCCGGGTTCGGCACGGTGGCCAACGTCGTCGTGGTCTCGGCCGGGCTCGACGCGTGTCTCGCCGTCCTGCCGGCGGCGCCGTCGTGGCCGGCCGCCGCGGCCATGTGCGCCGGCGGGGTGCTCCTCAACGGCCTCGCGACCGCGCTCTACGTCGGGGCGCGCCTGGGCCCGGGCCCGCGCGACGGCCTCATGACGGGGCTGGTGCGCCGCACGGGGGGCTCCGTGCGGCTGGTGCGCGGTGGCATCGAGGTCGCCCTCGTCGTCACCGGCTTCGTGCTCGGCGGGACGGTCGGCGTCGGCACGCTGCTCTACGCGCTCGCGATCGGCCCGCTGGTGCACGTCCTGCTGCCGCGCCTGAGCGCTCCGGAGGCCCCGGCGGCCACCTGA